A region of the Actinomycetota bacterium genome:
GGCGGCGTGAAGAACGCCATGGAGCGCACCTTCGACGACACGGCGTTCCTGTTCGGGTTCGCCACCAACGTGCTCATGGCGGCGTTCATCGTCTTCGTCGGCGACCGGATCGGCGTGCGCGAGCTGTACCTGGCCGCGGTCGTCGCGTTCGGCGTGCGGATGTTCGACAACCTCGGCACGGTGCGCAAGCTGTTCTTCGAGCGGCGGGGGTGGGAGTAGTGGCGGGCGGTCCCGTCCCCGCGCGCCGCACGCTCG
Encoded here:
- a CDS encoding DUF1290 domain-containing protein; translated protein: MLVLALALALGIAVGLLTRIGVPAQYLPYVGVAVLAAMDSAIGGVKNAMERTFDDTAFLFGFATNVLMAAFIVFVGDRIGVRELYLAAVVAFGVRMFDNLGTVRKLFFERRGWE